The Clostridium taeniosporum genome has a segment encoding these proteins:
- a CDS encoding SH3 domain-containing protein, giving the protein MKSKKVLSLLLATCIVGTSIEVFSVAVNAKVRDSITIEESNTVTDENNEVSHRRVPRSVGSIVVTARSGANIRKGPGTNYKKIGAIAWGEDTPYAYEKKNGWYKIEWGDSYGWISASTCELQ; this is encoded by the coding sequence ATGAAAAGTAAAAAAGTATTAAGTTTATTATTAGCAACTTGTATTGTTGGAACAAGTATAGAAGTATTTAGTGTAGCTGTTAATGCAAAAGTAAGAGATAGTATTACTATTGAAGAATCTAATACAGTTACAGATGAAAATAATGAAGTATCACATAGAAGAGTACCTAGGTCAGTGGGGTCTATTGTTGTAACTGCAAGATCAGGTGCTAATATTAGAAAAGGTCCTGGAACTAACTATAAAAAAATTGGAGCTATTGCTTGGGGTGAGGACACACCTTATGCTTATGAGAAAAAAAATGGTTGGTATAAAATTGAGTGGGGAGATTCTTATGGATGGATAAGCGCTTCAACATGTGAATTACAATAA
- a CDS encoding plasmid mobilization protein, with amino-acid sequence MNKSRPKQMIFRVNEKEKEQILKKVKRSKLNQNKYLLKCALDKEIHVIDGLHDMTIELKRIGNNLNQLTRAVNEGQANCSKELESIKGELSETWQLLRSLIQRQV; translated from the coding sequence TTGAATAAGAGCAGACCAAAGCAGATGATTTTTAGAGTAAATGAAAAAGAGAAAGAGCAGATTCTGAAGAAGGTCAAAAGGTCAAAGTTAAATCAAAATAAGTATCTTTTGAAATGTGCTTTGGATAAAGAAATTCATGTAATTGATGGATTGCATGATATGACAATAGAGCTTAAAAGAATCGGTAATAATCTCAATCAACTTACTAGAGCAGTTAATGAGGGACAAGCCAACTGCTCCAAAGAACTTGAATCAATAAAAGGAGAGTTGAGTGAAACATGGCAATTGTTAAGGTCACTAATTCAAAGGCAAGTATAG